From Alcaligenes faecalis, the proteins below share one genomic window:
- a CDS encoding DUF2325 domain-containing protein: MSQYVSAVVVGADRLGNIPDLLKIHNISIKHHISGRDPAHQKKTLQLPSGTDLLILLTDFLGHNVMKTFRAAALKSGIRVVACRRSVCSMKQALTQCGYCESCPLGKSKSH; the protein is encoded by the coding sequence GTGTCTCAATACGTCAGTGCAGTCGTGGTTGGAGCAGACCGTCTGGGGAACATTCCCGACCTGCTCAAGATCCACAATATCTCGATCAAACATCATATTAGCGGGCGTGATCCTGCGCACCAGAAAAAAACCCTGCAGTTGCCTTCCGGCACCGATTTGCTGATTTTGCTGACCGATTTCCTGGGTCACAACGTCATGAAAACCTTCCGGGCCGCTGCCCTGAAATCCGGTATTCGAGTGGTCGCCTGCCGACGCTCGGTTTGTAGCATGAAGCAAGCCTTAACCCAATGCGGCTATTGTGAATCTTGTCCGCTCGGTAAGTCCAAGAGCCACTAG
- a CDS encoding CoA-acylating methylmalonate-semialdehyde dehydrogenase, translating to MTEVVRVPLLIDGQHVQSKSTRWDDVLNPATQEVVAQVPYATMEELETIIASSAKAYESWRHSSQGARMRVMLNLQRLVRENSAKLAEAISREHGKTMPDAEGEVGRGLEVIEYACSIASMQLGEYAENAAGGIDVYTLIQPLGVCAGVTAFNFPVMLPCFMFPLAVACGNTFVLKPSEQDPSASLMLAELALEAGLPPGVLNVVHGGADIANALVTHPEVKAVSFIGSTAVGTEIHRRATEAGKRSQAMMGAKNHCIVMPDADRDVAINQLLGAAFGAAGQRCMAISVAVMVGESGEWVDELVKRAVTMKVNVGTDRQADLGPLVSPRARQRVESLIEAGVQEGASLLLDGRGVKVPGYESGNFVGPTIFNDVKADMRIYEEEIFGPVLCIVRVNTLEEAVQFINRNPNGNGVSIFTQDGGHARYFQNRIDVGQIGINIPIPVPVAWFSFTGSRASKLGDLGPNGKQAVQFWTQTKTVTARWQAHANTMNTTISMT from the coding sequence ATGACGGAAGTGGTTCGTGTACCTTTGCTGATCGATGGACAACATGTTCAATCCAAGAGCACCCGTTGGGACGACGTGCTCAATCCAGCCACCCAGGAGGTCGTGGCCCAAGTGCCTTACGCCACGATGGAAGAGCTGGAAACCATTATTGCCAGCTCGGCCAAAGCCTATGAAAGCTGGCGTCATTCCAGCCAGGGCGCTCGCATGCGTGTGATGCTGAATCTGCAGCGTCTGGTGCGTGAAAACAGTGCCAAGCTGGCTGAAGCGATTTCGCGCGAACACGGCAAGACCATGCCTGATGCTGAAGGCGAAGTAGGTCGCGGCCTGGAAGTGATCGAATACGCGTGTTCCATTGCTTCGATGCAATTGGGTGAGTACGCGGAAAATGCGGCGGGCGGGATTGACGTCTACACCCTGATCCAGCCCTTGGGCGTGTGTGCAGGCGTGACGGCATTCAACTTCCCTGTGATGCTGCCTTGCTTCATGTTCCCGCTGGCCGTGGCTTGCGGTAATACCTTCGTGCTCAAGCCTTCCGAGCAGGATCCCAGCGCCAGCCTGATGCTGGCCGAGCTGGCTCTGGAAGCGGGTCTGCCTCCAGGCGTGCTGAACGTGGTTCATGGTGGTGCCGATATTGCCAATGCGCTGGTGACTCATCCTGAGGTCAAGGCTGTGTCCTTCATTGGCTCGACAGCCGTTGGTACCGAAATTCACCGCCGTGCCACCGAAGCGGGCAAGCGCTCGCAAGCCATGATGGGTGCCAAGAATCACTGCATCGTGATGCCTGATGCGGATCGTGACGTGGCGATCAACCAGTTGCTGGGTGCTGCCTTTGGCGCGGCCGGTCAGCGTTGCATGGCGATCTCGGTGGCCGTGATGGTGGGTGAAAGCGGCGAGTGGGTCGATGAGCTGGTCAAGCGTGCGGTCACCATGAAGGTCAATGTCGGTACAGACCGTCAGGCCGACCTGGGGCCACTGGTTTCGCCACGTGCTCGTCAGCGTGTGGAATCCCTGATTGAAGCCGGTGTGCAGGAAGGCGCCAGCCTCTTGCTGGATGGGCGTGGCGTGAAGGTGCCTGGTTATGAAAGCGGCAACTTTGTGGGCCCAACCATTTTCAATGACGTGAAAGCCGACATGCGCATTTACGAAGAAGAAATCTTCGGTCCTGTGCTGTGCATTGTGCGCGTCAACACCCTGGAAGAGGCGGTGCAGTTCATCAACCGCAACCCCAACGGCAATGGCGTGTCCATCTTCACTCAGGATGGTGGACATGCGCGCTACTTCCAGAACCGTATCGACGTAGGCCAGATCGGTATCAATATCCCTATCCCTGTGCCTGTAGCCTGGTTCAGCTTTACTGGTTCGCGTGCGTCCAAACTGGGCGACCTGGGCCCGAACGGCAAACAAGCCGTTCAGTTCTGGACACAGACCAAAACTGTCACGGCTCGTTGGCAGGCTCATGCCAATACGATGAATACAACAATCAGCATGACGTAA
- a CDS encoding DMT family transporter, with protein sequence MSGEQQADRGALALMGLVVLTWGMSWVVMKAMTVYIGPVDLIAARYAVAFVFLWLVLRLKGGHLRPTPWKLSLGVAIFQTTGFQLLSQFSLQAGGAGKMVALAYTMPIWILLLSWPMLGQRPQKRHVMGMVPAILGLMLLIAPWEGMGGIFGSVLATLSGVSWALGAVFSKQLFERHRVELLNATVWQCLLGIVIVLPLSFLIPQRPVVMEWQMFSGVLYLGVIATGVGWLLWMAVVSRVSATLAGMSSLGVPALTVLLAWLLLDEWPTQLELMGTGLILLGLFVVNWPSRTRRS encoded by the coding sequence TTGAGCGGGGAACAGCAGGCAGACAGGGGCGCTTTGGCGCTGATGGGCTTGGTAGTGCTGACCTGGGGTATGAGCTGGGTCGTGATGAAGGCGATGACCGTCTATATCGGGCCAGTGGATCTGATTGCGGCGCGCTATGCGGTGGCATTTGTTTTCTTATGGCTGGTGCTGCGTCTTAAAGGTGGGCATTTACGGCCTACACCCTGGAAGCTGAGTCTGGGCGTCGCCATTTTCCAGACCACCGGCTTCCAATTGCTTAGCCAGTTTTCCTTGCAGGCCGGTGGCGCGGGCAAGATGGTCGCCCTGGCCTACACCATGCCAATCTGGATTTTGCTGCTGTCCTGGCCCATGTTGGGGCAACGGCCCCAAAAGCGTCACGTCATGGGCATGGTGCCCGCGATTTTGGGCTTGATGCTTCTGATCGCGCCCTGGGAGGGAATGGGCGGCATATTCGGTTCTGTTCTGGCAACCTTGAGTGGTGTGAGCTGGGCTTTGGGGGCAGTGTTCTCCAAGCAACTATTTGAGCGCCACCGAGTGGAGCTGTTGAATGCCACCGTCTGGCAGTGCCTTCTGGGTATTGTGATTGTTCTGCCCTTGAGCTTTCTGATTCCTCAGCGTCCTGTTGTGATGGAGTGGCAGATGTTCAGCGGCGTACTGTATCTGGGCGTTATCGCGACAGGTGTAGGTTGGCTACTGTGGATGGCGGTCGTCAGTCGCGTCAGCGCAACCCTGGCCGGGATGTCCAGCCTGGGTGTACCAGCGCTGACGGTGCTGCTGGCCTGGTTGCTGCTGGACGAATGGCCTACTCAACTGGAGTTGATGGGGACTGGCCTGATTCTATTGGGGCTGTTTGTAGTGAACTGGCCCAGCCGGACCCGCAGGTCATAA
- a CDS encoding CoA transferase subunit A gives MNKVYPSAKEALQGVVADGQTVAVGGFGLCGIPEALIAALRDSGVKNLTCISNNAGVDGFGLGQLLETRQIRKMISSYVGENKEFERQYLAGELELEFTPQGTLAEKLRAGGAGIPAFFTATGVGTIVADGKEIREFNGQQYVMEEALVPDVSLVKAYKADRSGNLVFRKTARNFNPNVAMAGKITIVEVEEIVETGSLDPDDVHLPGIYVHRIVLNAQPEKRIEQRTVRSS, from the coding sequence TTGAATAAAGTCTATCCAAGCGCCAAGGAGGCGTTGCAGGGGGTCGTTGCCGACGGACAGACAGTCGCGGTAGGTGGATTCGGCCTGTGCGGAATTCCCGAAGCGCTGATTGCTGCGCTGCGCGATAGCGGAGTCAAAAACCTGACCTGCATTAGCAATAATGCCGGGGTGGATGGCTTTGGTCTGGGGCAGTTGCTGGAAACGCGTCAGATTCGCAAGATGATTTCCTCCTATGTGGGCGAAAACAAGGAGTTCGAGCGTCAGTATCTGGCGGGCGAGCTGGAGCTGGAGTTCACTCCTCAGGGTACCCTGGCTGAAAAGCTGCGTGCCGGCGGCGCAGGCATTCCTGCTTTCTTTACCGCAACGGGTGTGGGAACCATCGTGGCTGACGGCAAGGAAATTCGTGAGTTCAACGGTCAGCAATACGTGATGGAAGAGGCCCTGGTGCCCGATGTGTCGCTGGTCAAGGCTTACAAGGCTGATCGCAGCGGCAACCTGGTGTTCCGCAAGACCGCACGCAACTTCAACCCGAACGTGGCCATGGCTGGGAAAATTACCATTGTCGAGGTCGAGGAAATTGTCGAGACCGGCAGCCTAGACCCGGATGATGTGCATTTGCCCGGTATTTATGTGCACCGTATCGTGCTCAATGCCCAGCCCGAAAAGCGCATTGAGCAGCGTACCGTTCGTTCTTCCTGA
- a CDS encoding CysB family HTH-type transcriptional regulator, whose protein sequence is MNIQQFRFVRETIRRNFNLTEAARSLYTSQPGVSKAIIEFEDELGIKIFERHGKRIKGLTRPGEAVAEVIDRIMREIDNLKRVSDDFARRDEGTLVIACTHAQARYLLPKVIPEFRRRFPKVHMSLAEGSPPVLAQMVIHEQADVAIATETLALTPGLVALPVYTWEHTVVVTPDHPLADLPANKQLSIETLAQYPIVTYDHAFSGRGSIDEAFAKHGITPDIVLEAIDADVIKTYVDVGLGIGIIAGIAFDPRRDKGLVGLPAGHLFGAHHTKVAVKAGAFLRDYIFELLEMLAPELTRDVVLSALDEKQAGGQV, encoded by the coding sequence ATGAATATTCAACAATTCCGCTTTGTCCGAGAGACCATTCGACGTAACTTCAATCTGACTGAAGCCGCTCGCTCGCTCTATACCTCCCAGCCGGGGGTGTCCAAGGCGATCATCGAGTTCGAAGATGAACTGGGCATCAAGATTTTTGAACGTCATGGGAAACGCATTAAGGGTCTGACCCGACCGGGCGAAGCCGTCGCCGAGGTGATTGATCGCATCATGCGCGAAATCGACAACCTCAAGCGTGTGAGCGACGACTTCGCCCGCCGCGATGAAGGCACCTTGGTGATCGCTTGTACCCACGCCCAGGCACGATATTTGCTGCCCAAGGTGATCCCTGAATTCCGTCGTCGCTTCCCCAAGGTGCATATGTCCTTGGCCGAAGGCAGCCCGCCTGTGCTGGCCCAGATGGTGATCCATGAGCAGGCTGACGTGGCCATCGCTACTGAAACTCTGGCGCTGACGCCGGGCCTGGTGGCCTTGCCGGTCTATACCTGGGAACACACGGTGGTGGTAACGCCGGATCACCCCCTGGCTGATCTGCCTGCCAACAAGCAACTGTCCATCGAAACCCTGGCGCAATACCCCATCGTGACTTATGACCATGCCTTCTCGGGTCGAGGGTCGATTGACGAGGCCTTTGCCAAACATGGCATCACTCCGGACATTGTGCTGGAGGCCATTGATGCTGACGTGATCAAGACCTATGTGGATGTGGGTCTGGGTATCGGGATCATCGCAGGCATCGCTTTCGATCCACGCCGTGACAAGGGCCTGGTTGGCCTGCCAGCAGGGCATTTGTTTGGTGCCCACCATACCAAGGTGGCGGTGAAGGCCGGGGCCTTCCTGCGTGACTATATTTTTGAATTGCTGGAGATGCTAGCACCGGAGTTGACCCGCGATGTGGTGCTGAGCGCTCTGGATGAAAAACAGGCTGGTGGCCAGGTGTAA
- a CDS encoding MFS transporter, translating to MGQALGKALNEGVRLRELWAWAMYDFANSGYTTVILTSVYSAYFVGVIAEGRSWATLAWTLALSASYLSIMLTMPGLGAKADARQGKRRLLFSSTIGCVLATVMLYWAGPNDIVWALVFIALSNYCYCIGESIIGAFLPEIARPDALGRVSGWGWGFGYFGGMLALGLSLAFLTWATSQGWTAQEYVPGIALITATLFALSALPSFLFLRERSAPSGAEQQGMLSRLTASARDVHQHFPDFRTLLLCGAAYQAGIAVIITLSAVYATEAMGFTMAQTMTLIFTVNIAAAVGALLFGHVQDRIGHRRALALTLCAWLVMVGIAVSTRSLAGFWAAAAVAGLCIGSSQSAGRAMVGLLAPKSRLAEFFALWTFAIQLAAVCGPLSYGLVTWLSGGNHRLALACTGLFFLAGLLILSRLNFQRGILAKNQADLNCQD from the coding sequence ATGGGACAAGCCCTAGGGAAAGCCCTAAACGAAGGAGTACGGCTGCGCGAGTTGTGGGCTTGGGCTATGTATGATTTCGCAAATTCTGGCTACACCACCGTCATTTTGACCAGTGTCTACAGCGCGTATTTTGTAGGCGTTATCGCTGAAGGCCGCAGCTGGGCTACCTTGGCGTGGACACTGGCATTGTCTGCCTCGTATTTAAGCATCATGTTGACCATGCCTGGGCTCGGTGCAAAAGCCGATGCACGTCAAGGCAAAAGACGGCTTTTGTTCAGCAGCACCATAGGTTGTGTGCTGGCAACCGTGATGCTGTATTGGGCTGGTCCCAATGACATTGTCTGGGCCCTGGTTTTCATCGCTTTATCCAATTATTGCTACTGCATAGGCGAGTCCATCATCGGCGCTTTCTTGCCGGAAATTGCCCGGCCAGACGCCTTGGGACGTGTCTCCGGTTGGGGCTGGGGTTTTGGTTATTTTGGTGGCATGCTGGCCCTCGGTCTTTCTTTGGCTTTTCTGACCTGGGCGACTTCGCAGGGGTGGACGGCGCAGGAATATGTGCCGGGTATTGCCCTGATTACGGCTACCTTGTTTGCCTTGTCAGCCTTGCCTTCTTTTCTGTTTCTGCGTGAACGCAGTGCGCCCAGCGGGGCAGAGCAGCAGGGCATGTTGTCGCGTCTGACTGCCTCGGCGCGCGACGTGCATCAGCATTTCCCCGATTTTCGCACCTTGTTGCTATGTGGTGCCGCTTATCAGGCCGGCATTGCCGTCATTATTACCTTGTCGGCGGTGTATGCGACCGAGGCCATGGGTTTCACGATGGCGCAAACCATGACGCTGATCTTTACCGTCAATATTGCCGCAGCGGTGGGGGCTTTGCTGTTTGGTCATGTGCAGGACCGAATTGGCCACCGACGTGCGTTGGCACTGACCTTGTGCGCCTGGCTGGTCATGGTGGGGATTGCCGTCAGTACGCGTTCCCTGGCCGGTTTCTGGGCCGCAGCAGCCGTCGCGGGCTTATGTATAGGCAGCAGCCAAAGTGCCGGGCGGGCCATGGTTGGCTTGCTGGCGCCCAAGAGCCGTCTGGCCGAATTTTTCGCCTTGTGGACCTTTGCCATTCAACTGGCCGCTGTATGCGGTCCCTTGTCCTACGGTCTGGTGACTTGGCTCAGTGGCGGGAACCACCGTTTGGCTCTGGCCTGCACGGGATTATTCTTTTTGGCGGGCCTGCTGATCCTGTCGCGTTTGAATTTTCAGCGTGGCATTTTGGCCAAGAATCAAGCCGATCTCAATTGTCAGGATTGA
- a CDS encoding electron transfer flavoprotein-ubiquinone oxidoreductase, producing the protein MSERESMEYDVIIVGAGPAGLATAIRLKQLAQEKEQEISVCILEKGAEVGAHILSGAVMDTRALDELLPDWKAQGAPISVEVTEDKFLFLTEKGARSTPMWLLPDCFKNHGNYIVRLGNVVQWMGEQAEALGVDIFPGFAAAHILYDDNGAVRGVLTGDMGVARDGTHTAHYQPGMELLASYTIFAEGSRGHLGRELTERFKLDESRNAQSYGIGIKELWEVDPSQSQPGLVIHTAGWPLDSDTYGGSFLYHLDNNLVMVGMVVGLDYANPWLSPFEEFQRYKTHPALRATFEGGKRIAYGARSLTAGGLLALPKLSFPGGALVGCDAGFLNASRIKGSHAAIKSGSLAAEAAFEALQAGRKQDELSQYAEKFKQSWLHEELDKARNFKQWFKKGRSIASVMTFVEQGLFKGKMPWTLRNNKPDHACLQPAAECARIDYPKPDGKITFDRLSSVFISNTNHEEDEPVHLTLKDPSVPVAVNLARYGGPEARFCPAGVYEFIKTETGDDKLQINAQNCVHCKTCDIKDPTQNIVWVPPQGGEGPVYNGM; encoded by the coding sequence ATGTCTGAACGTGAATCGATGGAATATGACGTTATTATCGTCGGCGCTGGCCCTGCAGGCCTGGCCACCGCGATACGTCTGAAACAGCTCGCCCAAGAAAAAGAACAAGAAATCAGCGTCTGTATCCTGGAAAAAGGCGCTGAGGTGGGGGCCCATATCCTGTCCGGCGCCGTCATGGATACGCGTGCTCTGGACGAGCTGCTGCCAGACTGGAAAGCGCAAGGCGCTCCTATTTCGGTAGAAGTGACTGAAGACAAATTCCTTTTCCTGACCGAAAAAGGCGCCCGCAGCACCCCCATGTGGCTGCTGCCCGACTGCTTCAAGAACCATGGCAATTACATCGTTCGCCTTGGCAATGTCGTGCAATGGATGGGTGAGCAGGCCGAGGCTCTGGGTGTGGATATTTTCCCCGGCTTTGCCGCTGCCCACATTCTGTACGACGACAATGGTGCTGTTCGCGGCGTGCTGACTGGCGATATGGGCGTGGCCCGTGACGGCACTCACACCGCCCACTACCAGCCCGGCATGGAATTGCTGGCGTCCTACACGATTTTTGCCGAAGGTTCGCGTGGTCACCTGGGCCGTGAACTGACCGAGCGCTTCAAACTGGACGAATCCCGCAATGCACAGAGCTACGGCATTGGCATTAAAGAACTGTGGGAAGTGGACCCGTCCCAATCCCAGCCCGGTCTGGTGATTCACACTGCTGGCTGGCCGCTGGATTCGGACACCTACGGCGGCTCCTTCCTGTACCACCTGGATAACAATCTGGTCATGGTCGGGATGGTGGTGGGTCTGGATTACGCCAACCCCTGGCTGTCTCCCTTTGAAGAGTTTCAGCGCTACAAGACCCACCCTGCCCTGCGCGCCACGTTTGAAGGCGGCAAGCGCATTGCTTACGGGGCTCGCTCCCTGACCGCCGGTGGTCTGCTGGCGCTGCCCAAGCTCAGCTTCCCCGGTGGTGCTTTGGTCGGTTGTGATGCCGGTTTCCTGAATGCCTCGCGCATCAAGGGTAGCCATGCCGCGATCAAATCCGGCTCTCTGGCCGCTGAAGCCGCTTTTGAAGCCTTGCAAGCTGGACGCAAGCAAGATGAACTGTCGCAGTACGCCGAGAAATTCAAGCAGTCCTGGCTGCATGAGGAACTGGACAAGGCCCGCAACTTTAAGCAATGGTTCAAGAAAGGCCGCTCGATTGCGTCCGTCATGACCTTTGTAGAGCAAGGTCTGTTCAAGGGCAAAATGCCCTGGACACTGCGCAACAACAAGCCTGACCATGCCTGTTTGCAGCCTGCGGCCGAATGCGCCCGTATCGACTATCCCAAACCAGATGGCAAGATCACTTTCGATCGTCTCAGTTCCGTGTTTATTTCAAACACCAACCACGAAGAAGATGAACCTGTCCACCTGACGTTGAAAGATCCGTCCGTTCCTGTGGCGGTGAACCTGGCTCGTTACGGTGGCCCCGAAGCCCGCTTCTGTCCAGCAGGCGTGTACGAGTTCATCAAAACCGAAACCGGCGACGACAAACTGCAGATCAACGCACAGAACTGTGTGCACTGCAAAACCTGTGACATTAAAGACCCTACCCAGAATATTGTCTGGGTTCCCCCGCAAGGTGGCGAAGGTCCGGTGTACAACGGCATGTAA
- the acs gene encoding acetate--CoA ligase, whose protein sequence is MSGPTSIESVLSESRVFPVFPTLEREARIAGMAAYQELCQKAEQDNPGFWAELARDRLVWTKPFTQVLDDSKPPFYKWFHDGELNVSANCLDKHLGTPTENKTALIFEADGGEVTKVTFRELYEQVCHFANGLKALGYKTGERALIYMPMSVQAIVAMQACARLGITHSVVFGGFSAKSLHERAVDVGASLVITADEQRRGGRAIPLKNAVDEALSGGDCEAVRHVIVYKRTGGPVAWHEGRDLWWEDVVKGQGNDCPAVSVNAEHPLFVLYTSGSTGKPKGVQHSSAGYLLGAMLSVQWTFDAKDSDVFWCTADIGWVTGHTFITYGPLAAGVTQVVFEGVPTYPDAGRFWNMIERHGVTVFYTAPTAIRSLTKAAEADEAIHPKQYNLDSLRIIGSVGEPINPEAWMWYFKNVGRERCPIVDTWWQTETGGHVITPLPGATPLKPGSCGLPFPGMDVAIVDEVGDEAERGNGGFLVIRKPWPNMIRTIWGDPDRFVKSYFPPELKGYYLAGDGAQRDADGYFWVMGRIDDVLNVSGHRLGTMEVESALVAHSLVAEAAVVGKPDPTTGEAIVAFVVLNGDLPSGEEADKIAAELRNWVGKEIGPIAKPREIRFGENLPKTRSGKIMRRLLRFVANNEPITQDVSTLENPAILEQLSEAH, encoded by the coding sequence ATGAGCGGTCCAACGTCTATTGAATCCGTCCTGTCGGAAAGCCGCGTCTTTCCCGTGTTCCCCACGCTGGAGCGCGAAGCACGCATTGCTGGCATGGCGGCCTACCAGGAGCTTTGCCAGAAAGCCGAGCAGGACAATCCCGGCTTCTGGGCGGAGTTGGCCCGCGATCGTCTGGTCTGGACCAAGCCTTTCACTCAGGTTCTGGACGACAGCAAGCCCCCGTTTTACAAGTGGTTCCATGATGGCGAGCTGAACGTTTCAGCCAACTGTCTGGACAAGCACCTGGGCACCCCCACAGAAAACAAAACTGCGCTGATCTTTGAAGCCGACGGTGGCGAAGTCACCAAAGTCACTTTCCGCGAACTGTATGAACAGGTTTGCCACTTTGCCAATGGTTTGAAAGCGCTGGGCTACAAGACGGGCGAACGCGCCCTGATCTACATGCCCATGTCGGTGCAAGCCATTGTGGCCATGCAGGCATGTGCCCGTTTGGGTATTACTCACTCTGTAGTATTTGGCGGTTTCTCGGCCAAGAGCTTGCACGAGCGCGCCGTGGACGTGGGTGCCTCCCTGGTCATTACAGCTGATGAACAACGTCGCGGTGGCCGTGCCATCCCTCTGAAAAATGCAGTGGACGAAGCCTTGAGCGGCGGCGACTGCGAAGCTGTGCGTCACGTCATTGTGTACAAGCGCACAGGCGGTCCCGTTGCCTGGCACGAAGGTCGTGATCTGTGGTGGGAAGATGTCGTCAAAGGTCAAGGCAACGATTGTCCCGCCGTGTCCGTGAATGCAGAACATCCTCTGTTTGTTCTGTACACCTCCGGTTCCACGGGCAAGCCTAAAGGTGTGCAGCACTCCTCGGCAGGCTATCTGCTGGGTGCCATGCTGAGCGTGCAGTGGACCTTCGACGCCAAAGACAGCGATGTATTCTGGTGTACTGCCGACATCGGTTGGGTAACTGGCCATACCTTCATCACCTACGGCCCTCTGGCTGCGGGTGTGACTCAAGTCGTGTTTGAAGGTGTGCCTACTTACCCCGATGCTGGCCGTTTCTGGAACATGATTGAACGTCATGGCGTGACGGTGTTCTATACCGCTCCTACCGCTATTCGCTCCCTGACCAAGGCAGCCGAAGCGGACGAGGCCATTCACCCCAAACAATACAATCTGGACAGCCTGCGCATTATTGGTTCGGTGGGTGAGCCCATCAACCCCGAAGCCTGGATGTGGTATTTCAAGAATGTGGGCCGCGAGCGTTGCCCTATTGTGGATACCTGGTGGCAGACGGAAACGGGCGGTCACGTCATTACTCCCTTGCCAGGCGCTACTCCACTGAAACCGGGTTCTTGCGGCCTGCCATTCCCCGGCATGGATGTGGCAATTGTGGACGAAGTGGGTGACGAGGCCGAGCGCGGCAATGGCGGTTTCCTGGTCATTCGCAAGCCTTGGCCCAATATGATCCGCACCATCTGGGGCGATCCAGACCGTTTCGTGAAAAGCTACTTCCCGCCCGAGCTGAAAGGCTATTACCTGGCCGGCGATGGCGCGCAGCGTGATGCCGACGGCTACTTCTGGGTCATGGGTCGTATCGACGACGTGCTGAACGTCTCGGGTCACCGCCTGGGCACAATGGAAGTGGAATCGGCTTTGGTGGCGCACTCGCTGGTAGCTGAGGCTGCAGTGGTAGGCAAGCCTGACCCAACCACGGGCGAAGCGATTGTGGCCTTTGTGGTGCTCAATGGCGATTTGCCTTCCGGCGAAGAAGCCGACAAGATTGCTGCTGAATTGCGCAACTGGGTGGGCAAGGAAATTGGTCCTATCGCCAAGCCACGTGAAATCCGCTTTGGTGAGAATCTGCCCAAGACTCGCTCGGGCAAGATCATGCGTCGTTTGCTGCGCTTTGTCGCCAATAACGAGCCGATCACGCAGGACGTGTCCACGCTGGAAAATCCGGCCATTCTGGAGCAACTGTCCGAAGCACATTAA
- a CDS encoding acyl-CoA thioesterase encodes MTQVVDSGFDIAVRWGDLDAMNHVNNTVYFRYIEEARVQLMMKLGMVPPSPRTGVLAHASLDFLRSVLYPATVRIVHKLLKVGGSSIELEVLVGDANQADVIYARGRCVLVSINPQGGSQPWTEDERKQIHSVFQG; translated from the coding sequence ATGACACAAGTAGTAGATTCTGGTTTTGATATTGCCGTGCGCTGGGGCGATCTGGATGCCATGAATCATGTTAACAATACGGTCTACTTTCGCTACATCGAGGAAGCCCGTGTCCAGTTAATGATGAAGCTGGGCATGGTGCCACCTTCTCCACGTACCGGGGTGCTGGCGCACGCCAGCCTGGATTTCCTGCGTTCGGTCCTGTATCCGGCCACTGTGCGAATTGTGCATAAATTACTGAAGGTCGGTGGCAGCAGCATTGAACTGGAAGTCCTTGTAGGTGACGCAAATCAAGCGGATGTCATTTATGCACGTGGCCGCTGTGTGCTAGTGTCCATTAACCCCCAAGGCGGTTCGCAACCTTGGACCGAAGATGAGCGTAAACAGATACACTCGGTTTTTCAGGGTTAA
- a CDS encoding C40 family peptidase has product MPPHYLNPPALLHITYRSAKYLLLAGALALTGCATTGTQQSSQDKDRAELDHGYYADYEFQTESDPLGTYLANRARNDINIAYSSDRRQGRTESRSKQNSSSTHGLANAALNFLGVKYSFGGDAPSTGFDCSGLVSYVAEKSLGLKLPRQSKDIAKEGTSVNRSELRKGDLVFFNTRGARFSHVGIYLGDDKFVHAPRTGAVVRVESMEVGYWKKRYNGARRLAAADTQQAEARLRSVK; this is encoded by the coding sequence ATGCCGCCACATTACCTGAATCCACCCGCACTTTTGCACATTACCTATCGCAGCGCCAAGTATCTTTTGTTAGCCGGCGCGCTGGCCCTGACAGGTTGTGCCACCACTGGAACTCAACAGTCCAGCCAAGACAAAGATCGTGCAGAACTGGATCACGGCTATTACGCCGACTACGAATTCCAGACCGAGTCCGACCCGCTGGGTACTTATCTGGCCAACCGCGCTCGTAACGACATCAATATTGCTTACAGCAGTGATCGTCGCCAAGGTCGTACCGAAAGCCGCAGCAAGCAAAATTCTTCCTCTACCCATGGCCTTGCCAACGCCGCCCTGAACTTTCTGGGCGTGAAGTACAGTTTTGGTGGCGATGCCCCCAGCACTGGCTTTGATTGCAGCGGCCTGGTGTCCTACGTGGCTGAAAAATCCCTGGGCCTGAAGCTGCCCCGCCAATCCAAAGACATTGCCAAAGAAGGCACCTCGGTTAACCGCAGCGAGCTGCGCAAAGGCGACCTGGTCTTCTTCAATACTCGTGGCGCTCGTTTCTCTCACGTAGGCATTTACCTGGGTGATGACAAGTTTGTTCACGCTCCTCGCACTGGCGCGGTTGTCCGCGTCGAGAGCATGGAAGTGGGTTACTGGAAAAAACGCTATAACGGCGCACGTCGTCTGGCCGCTGCCGATACACAGCAAGCCGAAGCCCGTCTGCGTAGCGTCAAATAA